In Caldilineales bacterium, a single genomic region encodes these proteins:
- the glpX gene encoding class II fructose-bisphosphatase, which translates to MSVRKLARNLGLDLVRVTEATALHAGRWMGLGNRIEADRAATQAMVHALNELEIDGHIVIGEESKSGLHSPLDSGNRVGQGNGPEMDLVVDPIDGTKLLVQGRSGALSVVGGGPRGAMWSCAPAAYMEKIVVDREVGKALVPECMEAPPAWTLALIARLKKKEVRDLLVFVLDRPRHAELIEEIRLAGARVALHSDGDIAGAILAAMPGRGVDVLMGIGGVAEGVTAACAVRALGGAMLARLAPQSRAESEAVANAGLDTRTILSCEELVRTNEVFFVATGVTGGALLDGVHYEGGRAETHSLVLRGQTGTLRLIRAEHVPDH; encoded by the coding sequence ATGTCGGTTAGAAAACTCGCCCGCAACCTCGGCCTCGACCTGGTGCGCGTGACCGAGGCCACCGCCCTCCACGCCGGCCGCTGGATGGGCCTGGGCAATCGTATCGAGGCCGACCGGGCGGCCACCCAGGCCATGGTGCACGCCCTCAACGAGTTGGAGATCGACGGCCACATCGTCATCGGCGAGGAATCGAAGAGTGGGCTACACTCGCCGCTCGACAGCGGCAACCGCGTCGGCCAGGGCAACGGGCCGGAGATGGATCTGGTGGTGGATCCCATCGACGGCACCAAACTGCTGGTGCAGGGGCGGTCGGGGGCGCTGTCGGTGGTGGGAGGGGGGCCGCGCGGGGCGATGTGGTCGTGCGCGCCGGCGGCCTACATGGAGAAGATCGTCGTCGATCGCGAGGTGGGCAAGGCGCTGGTGCCAGAGTGTATGGAGGCCCCGCCCGCCTGGACGCTGGCCCTGATCGCCCGTCTGAAGAAGAAGGAAGTGCGCGACCTGTTGGTGTTCGTGCTCGACCGCCCGCGCCACGCCGAACTGATCGAGGAAATCCGGCTGGCCGGGGCGCGGGTGGCGCTGCACAGCGATGGCGACATTGCCGGCGCCATCCTGGCAGCCATGCCGGGCCGGGGGGTGGATGTCCTCATGGGTATCGGCGGCGTGGCCGAAGGGGTGACGGCAGCCTGCGCCGTGCGCGCCCTGGGCGGGGCCATGCTGGCCCGGCTGGCGCCGCAGAGCCGGGCCGAGAGCGAGGCCGTAGCCAATGCCGGGCTGGACACGCGCACCATTCTCAGTTGCGAAGAACTGGTGCGCACCAACGAGGTCTTCTTCGTCGCCACTGGCGTCACCGGCGGGGCCTTGTTGGACGGCGTCCACTACGAAGGCGGGCGGGCCGAGACGCATTCCCTGGTCTTGCGCGGGCAGACGGGCACCCTGCGCCTGATCCGGGCCGAGCACGTGCCCGATCATTGA
- a CDS encoding STAS domain-containing protein, which produces MPSISSPLKAPAVPVARLGSAAAFFSRPARILAGYPSANLRYDLVAGVTVGVILLPQALVFSVMAGLPPQMGLYSAIVASIVGALWGSSNHLHTGPTNTSSLLIFSTVSALAAAGSPAYMAAAGLLTLMTGVIRLAMGVLRLGLIVNFVSDSVVVGFTAGAGLLIVVNQLRSLLRLDFPDSSSLTVTLRNVILGLPHSHWLSLIVGGGTIAFIVVLQRLRPRLPGAILAITLATVLSAVLSLDGLGVRTIGAVAGGLPPLARLPLFDLNLIGDLSFGALAIAAIGLVEASSIARSLASQSGQRLDSNQEFVGQGLANIAAGIFSGYASSGSFNRSSANYQAGARSPVSAASAGVFVLLISTLLAPLMSSVPRPALAGLLILNAVTMIDRKRMARIWRSARGEAMIMAATLITTLLLPLQFAVLAGILTSLAYYILRTSTPQVLNVLPDAQFRHFEPQPNRRQCPQLAVIEIRGDLYFGAVNHVEERILNNLKANSGQHFLLLRMHGVQQIDISGIHMIESLVRTFREQGGDVFLVKVRPPVLDLMRAANFDRILGADHFLSEDEAITHIFHHVLDPAICVYECPVRAFKECQNLPKPMPLELPTVVSLALTAVETVPAADLYRELRGANPPVVLDVREPREFRQGHIPQARSLPLLKLLQEPRLAVDLAPIKAPVVLVCRTGRRSRRAAAALQSLGYRNIRILEGGTVAWEAATLLTAIEDFASGGDDVG; this is translated from the coding sequence ATGCCATCGATCTCGTCACCGCTAAAAGCGCCGGCCGTGCCGGTTGCCCGGCTGGGGTCGGCGGCGGCCTTCTTCAGCCGCCCCGCCCGCATCCTGGCCGGCTACCCGTCCGCCAACCTGCGCTACGACCTGGTGGCCGGGGTGACGGTGGGCGTCATCCTCCTGCCACAGGCGCTGGTGTTCTCGGTCATGGCCGGGCTGCCGCCGCAAATGGGGTTGTACTCGGCCATCGTGGCGAGCATCGTCGGCGCCTTGTGGGGTTCGTCCAACCACCTCCACACCGGCCCCACCAACACCTCCTCGCTGCTCATCTTTTCCACCGTCAGCGCCCTGGCGGCGGCCGGCTCGCCAGCCTACATGGCGGCGGCGGGCCTGCTCACGCTCATGACCGGCGTCATCCGGCTGGCGATGGGGGTGTTGCGCCTGGGGCTGATCGTCAACTTTGTCTCCGATTCGGTCGTCGTCGGCTTCACAGCCGGGGCCGGCCTCCTGATCGTCGTCAATCAACTGCGCAGCCTGTTGCGGCTGGACTTCCCCGACTCATCCAGCTTGACGGTCACGCTGCGCAATGTCATCCTGGGGCTGCCCCACAGCCATTGGCTCAGCCTGATCGTTGGGGGCGGAACCATCGCCTTCATCGTCGTTTTGCAGCGACTGCGGCCACGGCTGCCGGGGGCCATCCTGGCCATCACCCTGGCGACGGTGCTTTCGGCCGTGTTGAGCCTGGATGGGCTGGGGGTGCGCACCATCGGCGCGGTGGCAGGGGGGCTGCCGCCGCTGGCCCGGCTGCCTCTGTTCGATCTGAATCTGATCGGCGATCTCTCCTTCGGCGCCCTTGCCATCGCCGCCATCGGGCTGGTCGAGGCCAGTTCCATCGCCCGTTCCCTTGCCAGCCAGTCGGGCCAGCGGCTGGATAGCAACCAGGAGTTCGTCGGCCAGGGGCTGGCGAACATCGCCGCCGGCATTTTCTCCGGCTACGCCAGCTCAGGCTCGTTCAACCGCAGCTCGGCCAACTACCAGGCCGGGGCGCGCAGCCCGGTGTCGGCGGCTTCGGCGGGCGTGTTCGTCCTGCTGATCTCCACCCTGTTGGCGCCGCTCATGTCCAGCGTGCCGCGGCCGGCGCTGGCCGGGTTGCTCATCCTCAACGCCGTGACGATGATCGACCGCAAGCGCATGGCCCGCATCTGGCGGTCGGCCCGCGGCGAGGCGATGATCATGGCCGCCACCCTGATCACCACCCTGCTCCTGCCGCTGCAATTCGCCGTCCTGGCGGGCATCCTCACCTCGCTGGCCTACTACATCCTGCGCACCAGCACGCCGCAGGTGCTCAACGTCCTGCCCGACGCCCAGTTCCGCCATTTCGAGCCGCAGCCAAACCGGCGCCAGTGCCCGCAGTTGGCCGTGATCGAGATCCGCGGCGACCTCTACTTCGGGGCCGTCAACCATGTCGAGGAGCGCATCCTCAACAACCTCAAGGCCAATTCTGGCCAGCATTTTCTGCTGTTGCGGATGCACGGCGTGCAACAGATCGACATCAGCGGCATCCACATGATCGAAAGCCTGGTACGGACGTTTCGCGAACAGGGCGGCGATGTCTTCCTGGTCAAGGTGCGGCCGCCGGTGTTGGACTTGATGCGGGCCGCCAACTTCGACCGCATCCTCGGCGCCGACCATTTCCTGTCCGAAGACGAGGCCATCACCCACATCTTTCATCATGTGCTCGACCCGGCCATTTGCGTCTACGAGTGCCCGGTGCGCGCCTTCAAGGAATGCCAGAACCTGCCCAAACCCATGCCGCTGGAACTGCCGACGGTGGTCTCGCTGGCCCTGACCGCGGTGGAGACCGTGCCGGCGGCCGATCTTTACCGCGAGCTGCGCGGGGCCAACCCGCCGGTGGTGCTGGATGTGCGCGAGCCGCGCGAGTTCCGCCAGGGCCACATCCCCCAGGCCCGCAGCCTGCCCTTGCTCAAGCTGTTGCAGGAACCCCGGCTGGCGGTCGATCTGGCGCCGATCAAGGCCCCGGTGGTGCTGGTCTGTCGCACCGGCCGCCGCAGCCGCCGCGCCGCCGCCGCCTTGCAGTCGCTGGGCTACAGAAATATCCGTATCCTCGAGGGCGGCACGGTCGCCTGGGAAGCCGCCACCCTGCTGACGGCCATCGAGGACTTCGCTTCAGGAGGCGACGATGTCGGTTAG